One window from the genome of Musa acuminata AAA Group cultivar baxijiao chromosome BXJ1-4, Cavendish_Baxijiao_AAA, whole genome shotgun sequence encodes:
- the LOC103989213 gene encoding auxin-responsive protein SAUR36-like: protein MKRYRGFKLGRRLVRVWRWVLHRRSRRVPRSYLRLDSTTDSISKSLLSGPSTTMTTKLVHWGRHLASRLRRGRSAGGGGSGSRRMVCARGSADEVMFGAGVPLLEREGGRGWTPPPKGHLAVYVGGEKEGGPPRRYTVPVIYFNHPLFGELLRESEEEFGFHHPGGITIPCPAAKFELVRTRIAAAAHNNKLRR, encoded by the coding sequence ATGAAGAGGTATAGAGGATTCAAGTTGGGGCGGCGGCTCGTGAGAGTTTGGCGATGGGTCCTCCACCGCCGGAGCCGTCGCGTCCCCAGGAGCTACCTCCGCCTCGACTCCACCACCGACTCCATCTCAAAATCCCTCCTTTCCGGGCCTTCGACGACGATGACGACAAAGCTCGTCCACTGGGGCCGCCATCTCGCCAGCCGCCTGCGCCGCGGCCGGAgcgcaggaggaggaggatcAGGATCGCGGCGCATGGTTTGTGCCCGGGGCTCCGCTGACGAGGTGATGTTCGGGGCGGGAGTGCCGTTGCTGGAGAGGGAGGGCGGGCGGGGTTGGACGCCGCCGCCGAAGGGGCACCTGGCGGTGTACGTCGGCGGGGAGAAGGAGGGTGGGCCACCACGCAGATACACGGTGCCGGTGATCTACTTCAACCACCCCTTGTTCGGGGAGCTGCTGCGGGAGTCGGAGGAGGAGTTCGGGTTCCACCACCCCGGCGGCATCACCATCCCCTGCCCCGCCGCCAAATTCGAGCTTGTCCGGACGCGAATCGCCGCCGCCGCACACAACAACAAGCTCCGCCGCTGA